The following are from one region of the Natronosporangium hydrolyticum genome:
- the tatA gene encoding Sec-independent protein translocase subunit TatA, with product MGPLRPWHILILVAVLILLFGAKRLPGAARSLGRSMRIIKAETRGLVDEPEPDDLDEKAETPSSRRPLGKEQKSEAQSGEVLDPPAERVRDN from the coding sequence ATGGGACCGCTTAGGCCGTGGCACATCCTCATCCTGGTGGCTGTGCTGATCCTGCTGTTCGGCGCAAAGCGCCTGCCCGGCGCGGCGCGTTCGCTGGGCCGGTCGATGCGCATCATCAAGGCTGAGACCCGAGGGTTGGTCGACGAGCCGGAGCCAGACGATCTCGACGAGAAGGCCGAGACGCCGTCCAGCCGGCGACCGCTGGGCAAAGAGCAGAAGAGCGAGGCGCAGAGCGGCGAGGTGCTCGATCCGCCCGCTGAACGCGTGCGCGACAACTGA
- a CDS encoding helix-turn-helix transcriptional regulator, which translates to MSGRPTGRAAAGWLTRLLNLVPYLQARPGIPIAEAAADLGVTPQQLRDDLELLWVCGLPGYGPGDLIDMVFDGDRVSITYDAGMDRPLRLTPDEAVALLVALRMLAETPGVADRGPIDRALAKIEAVVGEAPPVAVAQLERTEALERVRDAVGQGNALEITYYSATSDRTTVRVVDPVRVMVVGRFGYLEAWCRRAGEVRRFRVDRIDELRVLDEPAAPPAAAGPLPARVFQPTAQSPLVTLRVGRSARWIAEYYPCETVDDSAEEWLISLRASDLDWARRLVLRLGPEVTVVAPGALAQAVRDEATAALEAYATPTGLATRVGHAG; encoded by the coding sequence GTGAGCGGCCGGCCGACGGGCCGGGCCGCCGCCGGATGGCTCACCCGGCTGCTGAATCTCGTGCCGTATCTACAGGCCAGACCGGGGATTCCGATCGCCGAAGCGGCCGCCGACCTCGGAGTGACGCCGCAGCAGCTGCGGGACGATCTGGAGCTGCTGTGGGTGTGTGGGCTGCCCGGCTACGGCCCGGGGGATCTGATCGACATGGTCTTCGACGGGGACCGGGTCAGCATCACCTACGACGCCGGCATGGACCGGCCGCTTCGGTTGACGCCGGACGAGGCGGTGGCGTTGCTGGTGGCGTTGCGCATGCTGGCGGAGACGCCCGGGGTGGCCGACCGCGGGCCGATCGACCGGGCGCTGGCGAAGATCGAGGCCGTGGTCGGGGAGGCCCCGCCGGTGGCGGTGGCGCAGCTGGAACGCACCGAAGCGCTGGAGCGGGTGCGGGACGCGGTCGGCCAGGGCAACGCTCTGGAGATCACGTACTACTCGGCGACCAGCGATCGCACGACCGTTCGGGTGGTGGATCCGGTACGGGTGATGGTGGTCGGCCGGTTCGGCTATCTGGAGGCGTGGTGCCGCCGGGCCGGCGAGGTGCGCCGGTTCCGGGTGGACCGGATCGACGAGTTGCGGGTGCTGGACGAGCCGGCGGCGCCGCCGGCCGCCGCCGGCCCGTTGCCCGCCCGGGTGTTTCAGCCGACGGCGCAGTCGCCGCTGGTGACGCTGCGGGTGGGCCGGTCGGCCCGGTGGATCGCCGAGTATTACCCCTGCGAGACGGTCGATGATTCGGCGGAGGAGTGGTTGATCTCGCTGCGCGCCAGTGATCTGGACTGGGCCCGGCGGCTGGTGCTGCGGCTCGGGCCGGAGGTGACGGTGGTCGCCCCCGGCGCGCTGGCCCAGGCGGTGCGGGACGAAGCCACCGCGGCGCTGGAGGCGTACGCCACTCCCACCGGCCTGGCCACGCGGGTCGGGCATGCGGGATAG
- a CDS encoding helix-turn-helix transcriptional regulator, translated as MSRARTERLVNLVICLLSTRRFLTAAQIAATVAGYEHDRTDPREHEAFQRKFERDKAELRALGVPLETGTDSVFDSEPGYRIARREYALPDIPLAPDEAAAVGVASRLWQHAGLAAAASSGLTKLRAAGVELDPEATSLGVEPVVTVDPAFAPLVSAARERRLVTFDYRVPERDSPDRRRLHPWGVVCLRGRWYVVGYDLDREAPRCFRLSRLVGAVRASGRPDAYQVPAGVDLLSYVARDREPAPRHGRATLLLRPGRADGLRRWAESVTSGATGDLAVVPYHSPDGFAAWLVGYGADVRVLEPPEVRDAVISRLKEIANQPAGPPRAASAEVTR; from the coding sequence GTGTCTCGCGCGCGTACTGAACGGCTGGTCAACCTGGTGATCTGCCTGCTTTCGACGCGGCGGTTTCTGACCGCGGCGCAGATCGCCGCTACCGTCGCCGGCTATGAGCACGACCGGACCGACCCCCGCGAGCACGAGGCGTTCCAGCGCAAGTTCGAGCGGGACAAAGCCGAGCTGCGGGCGCTGGGGGTGCCGCTGGAGACCGGGACCGACAGCGTCTTCGACAGCGAACCCGGTTATCGGATCGCCCGGCGGGAGTACGCGCTGCCGGACATCCCGTTGGCGCCCGACGAGGCGGCGGCGGTGGGGGTGGCGTCCCGGCTGTGGCAGCACGCCGGGTTGGCGGCGGCGGCGTCGTCCGGGCTGACCAAGCTGCGCGCCGCCGGGGTCGAGCTCGATCCGGAGGCGACCAGTCTCGGGGTGGAGCCGGTGGTGACGGTGGACCCGGCCTTCGCGCCGCTGGTCTCCGCCGCCCGGGAGCGACGGTTGGTGACCTTCGACTACCGGGTGCCGGAGCGGGATTCGCCGGACCGGCGGCGGCTGCACCCGTGGGGGGTGGTGTGCCTGCGGGGGCGGTGGTATGTGGTGGGTTACGACCTCGACCGGGAGGCGCCCCGGTGTTTCCGGCTGTCGCGGCTGGTCGGCGCGGTCCGGGCGAGTGGCCGACCCGACGCGTACCAGGTGCCGGCGGGGGTCGATCTGCTCAGCTACGTCGCCCGGGACCGGGAGCCGGCGCCCCGGCACGGCCGCGCGACGCTGCTGCTACGCCCCGGCCGGGCCGATGGGCTGCGGCGGTGGGCGGAGTCGGTAACCTCGGGCGCCACCGGCGATCTGGCGGTGGTGCCTTACCACAGCCCGGACGGCTTCGCCGCCTGGCTGGTCGGGTACGGCGCTGACGTGCGGGTGCTGGAGCCTCCGGAGGTCCGGGACGCGGTGATCAGTCGGTTGAAGGAGATCGCGAACCAGCCGGCCGGCCCGCCGCGGGCGGCCTCGGCGGAGGTCACCCGGTGA
- a CDS encoding DUF3866 family protein, with protein MSGVRWRAGLVVDRGRSWRGAQEVTVTLTARDQTDPPQVRALAYPSLVGDPQPGDRVLLNTGALALGLGTGGYALVVAIPERLPPDEPLPQGYGHLVKARYTPLQAIVGGVDEPDSPHHQTLADADDLAGLPVVTADLHSALPAVLAGIHADDPTAKVAYLMSDGGALPAWFSRTLDVLADALAGVVTVGQAFGGDLEAASLHTGLLGARHVLGADVAIVSQGPGNLGTGTRWGFSGVATGEAVNAAAALGGAPIGALRLSGADPRPRHRGVSHHSLTAYGRVALARADLAIPAGLAPEFASAVATALKPLADRHRLVTVPTEGLLAALRASPATLSSMGRGLAEDEPYFLAAAAAGRHAAGKIHRS; from the coding sequence ATGAGTGGGGTGCGATGGCGCGCCGGCCTGGTCGTGGACCGCGGTCGGTCCTGGCGGGGCGCGCAAGAGGTGACGGTAACGCTGACCGCGCGGGACCAGACCGACCCGCCGCAGGTACGCGCCCTGGCGTACCCGTCGTTGGTCGGCGACCCCCAGCCGGGCGACCGGGTGCTACTCAACACCGGCGCGCTGGCGCTCGGGCTCGGCACCGGGGGCTACGCACTGGTGGTGGCGATCCCGGAACGGCTACCGCCGGACGAGCCGCTCCCGCAGGGCTACGGGCACCTGGTCAAGGCCCGCTACACCCCACTGCAGGCGATCGTCGGCGGAGTCGACGAACCCGACTCCCCCCATCACCAGACGCTCGCCGACGCCGACGATCTGGCCGGTCTGCCGGTCGTCACCGCTGATCTGCACTCGGCCCTGCCCGCCGTGCTGGCCGGAATCCACGCCGACGACCCGACCGCGAAGGTCGCCTACCTGATGAGTGACGGCGGGGCGCTGCCCGCCTGGTTCTCCCGCACGCTGGACGTGCTCGCCGACGCACTCGCTGGCGTGGTCACCGTCGGCCAGGCCTTCGGCGGCGACCTGGAGGCGGCCAGCCTGCACACCGGTCTGCTCGGCGCCCGGCACGTCCTGGGCGCCGACGTGGCGATCGTCAGCCAAGGGCCGGGAAACCTCGGCACCGGCACCCGCTGGGGGTTCTCCGGGGTCGCTACGGGGGAAGCGGTGAACGCGGCGGCGGCGCTGGGCGGGGCGCCGATCGGGGCGCTGCGGCTCTCCGGCGCCGACCCGCGGCCCCGGCATCGGGGCGTCTCCCACCACAGCCTCACCGCCTATGGCCGGGTCGCGCTCGCCCGTGCCGACCTGGCGATACCGGCCGGGCTGGCGCCGGAGTTCGCCAGCGCTGTCGCGACCGCGCTGAAGCCATTGGCCGACCGGCACCGGCTGGTCACCGTGCCCACCGAGGGACTGCTCGCGGCGCTGCGCGCCAGCCCCGCGACGCTGTCGAGCATGGGCCGCGGCCTGGCCGAGGACGAGCCGTACTTCCTCGCGGCGGCCGCCGCCGGCCGCCACGCCGCCGGCAAGATCCACCGGTCGTGA
- the pafA gene encoding Pup--protein ligase, which yields MDRRIFGLETEYGVTCTYRGQRRLSPDEVARYLFRRVVSWGRSSNVFLRNGARLYLDVGSHPEYATPECDSVPDLVAHDRAGERILEGLLIDAEKRLHDEGIAGEIYLFKNNTDSAGNSYGCHENYLVSRHGEFGRLADVLIPFLVTRQLICGAGKVLQTPRGAVYCLSQRAEHIWEGVSSATTRSRPIINTRDEPHADAERYRRLHVIVGDSNMNEVTTLLKVGSADLVLRMIETGVVMKDLSLENPIRAIREVSHDVTGRRKVRLANGKEASALEIQQEYYSKAVEFVERRGGDQLTKRVVELWGRVLEAVETGQLDPVAREVDWVTKLRLLESYQRRHDLPLAHPRVAQLDLAYHDLRRGRGLFGLLERRGDVDRVVGDLEIFEAKETPPQTTRARLRGEFIRHAQEKRRDFTVDWVHLKLNDQAQRTVLCKDPFRSHDERVERLIASM from the coding sequence ATGGACCGTCGCATTTTCGGGCTGGAAACCGAGTATGGGGTCACCTGCACCTACCGCGGCCAGCGGCGGCTGAGCCCGGACGAGGTGGCGCGCTATCTGTTCCGTCGGGTGGTCTCCTGGGGCCGTTCGAGCAACGTGTTTCTGCGTAACGGTGCCCGGCTGTACCTGGATGTCGGGTCCCACCCGGAGTATGCGACGCCCGAGTGTGACTCGGTGCCGGACCTGGTCGCGCATGACCGGGCCGGCGAGCGGATCCTCGAAGGGCTGCTGATCGACGCGGAGAAGCGGTTGCACGACGAGGGCATCGCCGGCGAGATCTACCTGTTCAAGAACAACACCGACTCGGCCGGCAACTCTTACGGCTGCCACGAAAACTACCTCGTTTCTCGGCACGGAGAGTTCGGTCGGCTGGCCGACGTGCTGATTCCGTTTCTGGTGACCCGCCAGCTGATCTGTGGCGCCGGCAAGGTGTTGCAGACCCCGCGCGGCGCCGTCTACTGCCTGTCGCAGCGGGCCGAGCACATCTGGGAGGGGGTCTCCTCGGCGACCACCCGGAGCCGCCCGATCATCAACACCCGCGACGAGCCCCACGCCGACGCCGAGCGGTATCGGCGGCTGCACGTGATCGTCGGCGATTCGAACATGAACGAGGTCACCACCCTGCTTAAGGTCGGCTCGGCTGACCTGGTGCTCCGGATGATCGAGACCGGGGTGGTGATGAAGGACCTGTCGCTGGAGAACCCGATCCGTGCCATCCGTGAGGTCTCCCACGATGTCACCGGCCGGCGGAAGGTTCGGCTCGCCAACGGCAAGGAGGCGAGCGCGCTGGAGATCCAACAGGAGTATTACTCCAAGGCGGTGGAGTTCGTCGAGCGGCGCGGCGGCGACCAGCTCACCAAGCGGGTGGTGGAGCTGTGGGGGCGGGTCCTGGAGGCGGTGGAGACCGGGCAGTTGGATCCGGTCGCCAGAGAGGTCGACTGGGTCACCAAGCTCCGCCTGCTCGAGTCGTACCAGCGGCGTCATGATCTACCGCTGGCGCATCCGCGGGTGGCGCAGCTGGACTTGGCCTACCACGATCTCCGTCGGGGCCGAGGGCTGTTCGGGTTGTTGGAGCGGCGGGGCGACGTCGACCGGGTGGTCGGCGACCTGGAGATCTTCGAGGCCAAGGAGACGCCGCCGCAGACCACCCGGGCGCGGCTGCGGGGCGAGTTCATTCGGCATGCCCAGGAGAAGCGGCGCGATTTCACCGTCGACTGGGTGCATCTGAAGTTGAACGACCAGGCGCAGCGCACCGTCTTGTGCAAGGACCCGTTCCGTTCCCACGACGAGCGGGTGGAGCGGCTGATCGCCAGCATGTGA
- the prcA gene encoding proteasome subunit alpha has translation MAMQFYASPEQIMRDRAEFARKNIARGRNAVVLSCADGVLFVAENISTALHKVSEIYDRIGFAAAGRYNEFENLRRAGVRMADLNGYSYDRRDVTGRALANAYAQTLGAIFTDQTKPFEVEICVAEVGAAPAQDELYKITYDGTVQDYPSGVLVLGGEADTIVGNIAADHQVDESLATGLRLAVRGLSSVGGEGGNSRSVAPEQLEVALLDRARTGRTFRRITGAALTALAAEESGGGGEPAGAESAGDGEATDEGESSG, from the coding sequence GTGGCCATGCAGTTCTACGCGTCGCCTGAACAGATCATGCGTGACCGCGCGGAGTTCGCGCGGAAAAACATCGCCCGGGGACGCAACGCGGTCGTGCTCAGCTGCGCCGACGGTGTGCTCTTCGTCGCCGAGAACATCTCGACCGCCCTCCACAAGGTCAGCGAGATCTATGACCGGATCGGCTTCGCCGCCGCCGGCCGGTACAACGAATTCGAGAATCTGCGGCGGGCGGGGGTCCGGATGGCGGACCTCAACGGCTACAGCTACGACCGACGCGACGTGACCGGACGGGCGTTGGCGAACGCGTACGCCCAGACCCTCGGTGCGATCTTCACCGACCAGACGAAGCCGTTCGAGGTCGAGATCTGCGTGGCCGAGGTGGGTGCGGCCCCGGCCCAGGACGAGCTTTACAAGATCACCTACGACGGTACGGTGCAGGACTACCCCTCCGGCGTACTGGTGCTGGGTGGTGAAGCGGACACGATCGTCGGCAACATCGCCGCCGACCACCAGGTCGATGAGTCGCTCGCCACCGGTCTCCGGCTGGCGGTTCGCGGCCTGTCCAGCGTCGGCGGCGAGGGCGGCAACAGCCGGTCGGTCGCGCCGGAGCAGCTGGAGGTGGCGTTGCTGGACCGGGCCCGCACGGGCCGGACCTTCCGGCGGATCACCGGCGCCGCGTTGACGGCGTTGGCGGCCGAGGAGTCGGGCGGCGGAGGCGAGCCCGCCGGTGCCGAGTCGGCGGGCGACGGCGAGGCCACCGACGAGGGTGAATCCTCGGGCTGA